A part of Augochlora pura isolate Apur16 chromosome 1, APUR_v2.2.1, whole genome shotgun sequence genomic DNA contains:
- the LOC144476298 gene encoding monocarboxylate transporter 14, which yields MQRDEADRGWAWMIVAAVTIINVSILPIQQCFGLIFSERFLALGITATQTSLILHLNGTITCSLGLISGPMMKRFTFRKVAFVGSMTIAVGICMTAFAVSVPAIIFTYCIILGIGFGIMFPATTLAMNTYFRKKRNMAMGCSVTLTGLGPILMPLLITKLLENYATTGTLLILSGIAAHAFIGASLLKPFRETEISCIAKDNDTMESSVEYNDARDTKGSKELNPENKTDVKDAESKRRLLHKSDNIKIKMSTPSRNDEDKKEDKKTFLSTISENLDLDMLKDTRYVAVILGMGISLVAETNFNSLIPFILAELSGLQRTSIATIMSIQAASDITGRLCVPLLAQKAGWTPRNLYILSLIGSTLGRTILSIWGSSYAVVIGVALIIGIAKGTKAVFQTLIIPDYVPLKRLPAASGMQMVSNGILSIAVGPIIGVVHDTMNSYVGALHFTSFLSLSCVVLWYAGGLWRINKGTEDPHKKGEMKDVPEDAYESSTFFHKDSNGPKKLK from the exons ATGCAACGTGACGAGGCCGATAGAGGCTGGGCATGGATGATAGTCGCCGCTGTGACCATCATTAAT GTGTCCATATTACCTATACAACAATGCTTTGGTCTCATATTCTCGGAACGTTTTCTCGCACTCGGTATCACTGCCACACAAACCTCCTTAATTCTTCATTTAAACGGGACAATTACGTGCAGTCTAGGCTTGATAAGTGGGCCAATGATGAAAAGGTTCACATTTCGGAAAGTTGCTTTTGTCGGTAGCATGACAATTGCAGTTGGCATCTGCATGACTGCGTTTGCAGTATCTGTTCCTGCTATTATCTTTACATATTGCATTATTCTAG GCATCGGTTTCGGAATCATGTTTCCAGCAACGACCCTAGCAATGAACACGTATTTCCGAAAGAAACGCAATATGGCGATGGGATGCTCGGTTACTTTGACTGGTCTTGGTCCTATTTTAATGCCTCTTCTAATCACAAAATTACTAGAGAATTATGCTACCACCGGAACTCTTTTGATTCTCTCTGGTATTGCTGCGCATGCTTTCATTGGAGCGTCATTGTTGAAACCGTTTAGGGAAACGGAG atttcatgTATCGCGAAGGACAATGACACCATGGAATCTTCCGTAGAATATAACGACGCTCGTGATACCAAAGGATCCAAAGAATTGAACCCGGAAAATAAGACTGATGTGAAAGATGCAGAAAGTAAACGCCGACTCTTGCATAAAAGTgacaatatcaaaataaagaTGTCCACGCCAAGTCGGAACGATGAGGATAAAAAGGAAGAcaaaaagacatttttatcaacGATCTCAGAGAACTTGGATCTCGATATGCTGAAGGATACTCGTTACGTCGCAGTTATATTAG GAATGGGAATATCTTTGGTCGCCGAGACAAACTTCAACTCTTTGATACCCTTCATTCTTGCCGAGTTGTCTGGACTTCAACGAACTTCGATAGCAACGATCATGTCAATCCAAGCCGCATCAGACATTACTGGACGATTGTGCGTTCCACTTCTGGCACAAAAAGCTGGTTGGACGCCAAGGaatctttatatattatcgttGATCGGTTCGACCCTTGGAAGAACTA TATTATCGATCTGGGGGAGCAGCTATGCCGTTGTTATCGGTGTTGCATTGATTATTGGCATTGCAAAAGGAACAAAAGCTGTTTTCCAGACATTAATAATTCCTGATTATGTACCACTTAAAAGATTGCCTGCTGCTTCAGGAATGCAAATGGTTTCCAATGGTATACTGTCTATTGCCGTAGGCCCGATCATAG GTGTAGTTCACGACACAATGAACAGTTACGTAGGTGCTCTTCATTTCACTTCTTTCTTAAGTCTCTCTTGTGTCGTCCTGTGGTACGCGGGAGGACTTTGGAGGATAAACAAAGGTACTGAGGATCCTCACAAGAAAGGAGAAATGAAAGACGTACCGGAAGATGCGTATGAATCTAGCAC attttttCACAAGGATTCAAACGGaccaaagaaattaaaataa
- the Spz4 gene encoding spaetzle domain-containing protein 4, whose protein sequence is MNVIGSLVLQVIIYQLVQCQESGGPSTFGYDASSACSKPYSRSGRARFTNLPCDFRQQNWCTVAGSAYPWHAVRRFVQENQGLMRRMYGDERHFNVLRAEFERNDVELKYDDYYNHFTDDHRKYQYVQDYEYFEDEDNFGVSGDEYEGRDFTSRSFNNNPSKRLNKFPKLSEYTRPHFRPTEKSTVSTSTTVSPSTAAASSTAVPLSSTTVASTTASTTGEPTIKSSTTAFTSSGNEEKKQNTTEEPAPATIASQVVKEQNFSINEISEQIDKAEVELVDVADVVTEANFEETSTFNLPGTTELPDELDSSGDLFATLKETTVQETTSSNEQQEFRPRPEYRPANKPEASFMKGQLYQDVAAKEQQEQPVLKLRGINACPVKEEVVAPFWANNTRGEVLALLNLYPFEQYVHWEKCTHENKQMYCRDGCKCEQQYRLHRLLAYDPNNECRGIFSDWFKFPSCCVCRCYDLPLEFRVTSRSPRTQKQRIKVRPPRDT, encoded by the exons ATGAATGTAATCGGGAGTCTTGTTCTCCAG GTGATCATATATCAGCTCGTGCAATGTCAAGAAAGTGGTGGCCCAAGTACTTTTGGATATGATGCATCGTCAGCCTGCAGCAAACCATACTCGCGTTCCGGGCGTGCGAGATTTACAAATCTACCCTGTGATTTCCGGCAACAAAACTGGTGCACTGTAGCTGGCAGTGCATATCCTTG GCACGCGGTTCGTCGTTTCGTGCAAGAGAATCAAGGGTTAATGAGACGCATGTACGGAGACGAAAGGCATTTTAACGTGTTAAGAGCAGAGTTTGAGAGAAATGATGTAGAGTTGAAATACGATGACTATTATAATCATTTCACAGATGATCATAG AAAATACCAGTACGTTCAGGATTACGAGTACTTCGAGGACGAAGATAATTTCGGGGTGAGCGGCGACGAGTACGAGGGACGAGACTTCACGAGCCGATCGTTCAACAACAATCCCTCGAAACGGCTGAACAAATTCCCGAAATTGAGCGAGTACACGAGACCCCATTTTCGGCCAACCGAAAAATCGACGGTTTCGACTTCGACGACCGTTTCACCGTCAACCGCCGCCGCTTCGTCCACGGCTGTACCGCTGTCATCTACGACCGTAGCATCGACGACTGCTTCCACCACTGGTGAACCGACCATCAAATCTTCGACAACTGCTTTTACGAGCAGCGggaatgaagaaaaaaagcaGAACACGACAGAAGAGCCGGCACCGGCGACGATCGCAAGCCAGGTCGTGAAAGAGCAAAATTTCAGTATCAACGAAATTTCCGAGCAGATCGACAAAGCCGAGGTGGAATTGGTAGACGTTGCCGATGTCGTGACCGAGGCGAATTTTGAGGAAACGTCGACGTTCAACTTACCCGGCACCACGGAACTGCCAGACGAACTCGATTCCAGCGGAGACCTGTTTGCTACGCTAAAAGAAACGACCGTTCAAGAGACTACCAGTTCGAACGAGCAACAGGAGTTTCGACCGCGACCAGAATATCGACCTGCGAATAAGCCGGAAGCTTCTTTCATGAAAGGCCAGCTTTATCAGGATGTCGCAGCAAAGGAACAACAGGAACAACCGGTTCTTAAGCTGAGAGGCAT CAATGCTTGTCCCGTGAAGGAAGAAGTCGTTGCCCCTTTTTGGGCGAATAATACGAGGGGAGAAGTATTAGCGCTATTGAATTTGTATCCGTTTGAGCAGTACGTTCACTGGGAAAAATGCAC GCACGAGAACAAACAGATGTACTGCAGAGACGGGTGCAAATGCGAGCAGCAATACAGGCTTCATCGGTTGCTGGCTTACGATCCGAATAACGAGTGCCGCGGTATATTCAGCGATTGGTTCAAGTTTCCCAGTTGTTGCGTTTGCCGATGTTACGACTTGCCACTCGAATTTCGCGTGACATCCCGATCTCCTCGTACGCAGAAACAACGAATCAAAGTGCGGCCACCGCGGGACACTTGA